The following coding sequences lie in one Alphaproteobacteria bacterium SS10 genomic window:
- a CDS encoding cyclic nucleotide-binding domain-containing protein gives MNSILDRKTFYQDDFIFREGDPAYAAYLIRAGRVHIQRRRDGETVHLATLGRGQLFGELALIDHEPRSADAIAADKTVELVVVTEPALKTKIEELDDFMRAWFKMLTERLRHMNELVEGKGTTEPPKPDRFQPPEDD, from the coding sequence ATGAACAGTATTCTGGATCGCAAGACCTTCTATCAGGACGACTTCATCTTTCGTGAAGGCGACCCTGCTTATGCCGCCTATCTGATCCGCGCAGGCCGGGTTCATATCCAGCGTCGCCGCGATGGTGAAACTGTGCATTTGGCGACTCTAGGCCGTGGCCAGTTGTTTGGTGAGTTAGCGCTGATCGATCACGAGCCACGTTCAGCTGACGCGATCGCCGCCGACAAGACTGTGGAGTTGGTAGTGGTCACCGAGCCAGCCCTGAAGACCAAGATTGAAGAGCTGGACGACTTCATGCGCGCCTGGTTCAAGATGCTGACCGAGCGTCTGCGCCATATGAATGAACTGGTTGAGGGTAAGGGTACAACCGAACCGCCGAAGCCTGATCGCTTCCAACCACCTGAGGACGATTAA
- a CDS encoding histidine triad nucleotide-binding protein: MSAYDENNIFAKILRAEIPCDKVFEDDHVLAFRDINPVAPTHILVIPKGAYVSMDDFSANASAEEQAAFIAAIGHVAREDGVAQGGYRVLANIGENGRQEVPHLHMHVIGGRDVGPMIQRPKTD, from the coding sequence ATGTCCGCTTATGATGAGAACAACATCTTCGCCAAGATCCTGCGCGCTGAAATCCCCTGCGATAAGGTTTTTGAGGATGATCACGTCCTGGCATTCCGGGATATCAACCCGGTAGCACCCACCCACATCTTGGTCATCCCCAAGGGCGCCTATGTATCCATGGATGACTTCTCAGCCAATGCGTCAGCTGAGGAGCAGGCCGCATTCATCGCGGCCATCGGCCATGTGGCGCGCGAAGATGGCGTGGCACAGGGCGGTTACCGCGTGCTGGCCAATATTGGTGAGAATGGGCGCCAAGAGGTGCCGCATCTGCATATGCATGTGATTGGTGGCCGTGATGTGGGCCCAATGATCCAGCGGCCTAAGACCGACTAA
- the hisB gene encoding imidazoleglycerol-phosphate dehydratase HisB produces the protein MAGERSKKKAAAAGTDPAARTAEVKRETKETKILVSVNLDGSGKADNHTGIGFFDHMLDQLARHSLIDIAVNCDGDLHIDAHHTVEDVGWALGAAINEALGSRAGINRFGNAFTPMDEALTRCSIDLSQRPFLVFRSRFTAPMLGTMATELVREFFQAFAQASGMTLHIHTLYGSNNHHIAESCFKAVARAMKEAVAHDPRQAGMVPSTKGTLSPAAVSSRASRSKN, from the coding sequence ATGGCAGGCGAGCGGAGCAAGAAGAAGGCAGCAGCGGCGGGTACCGACCCGGCGGCGCGGACTGCTGAAGTTAAGCGCGAGACCAAGGAAACCAAGATCCTAGTCTCGGTGAACCTGGATGGTAGCGGCAAGGCCGACAACCACACTGGCATTGGGTTCTTTGACCACATGCTGGACCAGCTGGCCCGCCATAGCCTGATCGATATCGCAGTCAATTGTGATGGTGATCTGCATATCGATGCCCACCACACGGTTGAGGATGTGGGCTGGGCCCTCGGTGCTGCGATAAATGAAGCGCTCGGCTCCCGCGCCGGTATTAACCGGTTTGGCAATGCCTTCACCCCCATGGATGAGGCGCTGACCCGCTGCTCAATCGATCTATCACAGCGGCCATTCCTGGTGTTCCGCAGCCGGTTTACAGCGCCAATGCTAGGCACCATGGCAACCGAGCTGGTGCGTGAGTTCTTCCAGGCCTTCGCCCAAGCATCAGGCATGACCCTGCACATCCACACCCTTTATGGCAGCAACAACCACCACATCGCCGAGAGCTGCTTTAAAGCAGTGGCCCGCGCGATGAAGGAAGCGGTGGCCCATGACCCGCGTCAGGCCGGTATGGTGCCATCAACCAAGGGCACACTCTCACCCGCCGCGGTTTCCAGCCGCGCCAGCCGCAGCAAGAATTAA
- a CDS encoding YifB family Mg chelatase-like AAA ATPase, with protein sequence MVSRVRTIAFNGVEVLGVDVQAQLSQGLPAFTIVGLPDKAVAESRERVRAALHAMGLALPPKRITINLAPADLLKEGSHFDLPIALALLSAMEVIGAEDLSGVTALGELGLDGSLAAVAGVLPAAVDALAEEQTLICPELCGAEAAWAGDLPILAPPNLIALINHFRGHQILAPPSAPVEPAPQLHADLRDVRGQETARRALEIAAAGGHNLLMYGPPGSGKSMLAARLPGILPPLTPQEALEVSMVHSIAGELEGGKLLRQRPYRDPHHSASQAALVGGGHRTKPGEISLAHGGVLFLDELPEFQRAAIEALRQPMETGRAVVARANHHVTYPARFQLVAAMNPCRCGQLGGPGMCSKAPRCAQDYQARISGPVFDRIDLHVEVPALTPQELGGKATGESSETVANRVTEARAFQATRSEQQGPDGRIITNAELGGEALDKAAALGQEAHDLLLSAADRMGLSARGYHRVIRVARTIADLEAAESITRTHVAEALSYRRMTAQYVGA encoded by the coding sequence ATGGTTTCGCGCGTTCGAACGATAGCCTTTAACGGCGTTGAAGTGTTGGGCGTTGATGTGCAAGCACAGCTGAGCCAGGGCCTGCCTGCCTTCACCATTGTTGGTTTACCGGACAAAGCGGTTGCCGAGAGTCGCGAACGGGTGCGCGCCGCCCTTCATGCCATGGGCCTCGCCCTGCCGCCGAAGCGGATCACAATCAACCTGGCACCCGCAGATTTGCTGAAAGAGGGCAGCCATTTCGACCTGCCAATTGCGCTCGCTTTGCTCTCGGCAATGGAAGTTATCGGGGCCGAGGATTTGTCCGGTGTCACGGCCCTCGGTGAGCTGGGCCTGGATGGCAGCCTGGCGGCCGTTGCGGGCGTCTTACCCGCCGCGGTCGATGCCTTGGCCGAGGAACAGACCCTAATCTGCCCGGAGCTTTGCGGCGCTGAGGCGGCCTGGGCCGGGGATTTACCAATTTTGGCGCCACCCAACTTGATTGCCCTGATCAACCATTTCCGCGGGCATCAGATCCTGGCGCCACCTTCAGCACCGGTTGAACCCGCACCCCAACTACATGCCGACCTGCGCGACGTTCGCGGCCAGGAGACAGCGCGGCGAGCGCTGGAGATCGCCGCCGCTGGCGGGCACAACCTGCTGATGTATGGGCCGCCCGGCTCTGGCAAGTCGATGCTGGCCGCCAGATTACCTGGTATTTTGCCGCCCCTGACACCGCAGGAGGCGTTGGAAGTCTCCATGGTGCACTCGATCGCGGGCGAGTTGGAGGGCGGGAAGCTGCTGCGGCAGCGGCCCTATCGCGACCCACACCACTCGGCGAGCCAGGCAGCCTTGGTTGGTGGCGGCCATCGGACGAAACCGGGGGAAATCTCCCTCGCACATGGTGGTGTGCTGTTCTTAGATGAGCTGCCAGAGTTTCAGCGCGCCGCGATTGAGGCGTTACGTCAACCGATGGAGACGGGCCGCGCTGTGGTGGCGAGGGCCAATCACCATGTAACCTACCCCGCACGGTTTCAGCTGGTTGCCGCCATGAACCCCTGTCGTTGTGGCCAATTGGGCGGCCCGGGCATGTGTAGCAAAGCACCGCGATGCGCCCAGGACTACCAAGCTCGCATCTCTGGTCCGGTTTTTGATCGCATTGATCTGCATGTCGAAGTCCCTGCCCTGACACCGCAAGAGTTGGGCGGTAAGGCGACCGGCGAAAGCAGTGAAACCGTCGCCAACCGAGTGACAGAGGCCCGCGCCTTCCAAGCGACCCGCAGCGAGCAACAAGGCCCCGATGGTCGCATCATCACCAATGCCGAGCTTGGCGGTGAGGCCTTGGACAAGGCAGCAGCTCTAGGCCAAGAGGCGCATGATCTATTGTTATCAGCAGCGGATCGAATGGGGTTGAGCGCGCGGGGATATCACCGGGTAATCCGGGTGGCCCGAACTATTGCCGATTTGGAAGCAGCCGAGAGCATCACCCGTACACATGTGGCCGAGGCGCTAAGCTACCGGCGCATGACCGCGCAGTATGTCGGCGCCTAG
- the hisA gene encoding 1-(5-phosphoribosyl)-5-[(5-phosphoribosylamino)methylideneamino]imidazole-4-carboxamide isomerase — protein MILYPAIDLKDGECVRLLRGDMANVTVYNTDPAAQAKEFQDDGFEWIHLVDLNGAIEGKAVNADCVQAVLSSVDIPVQLGGGIRDMAAIEQWITAGVSRVILGTVALREPELVKQACKEFPGQVAVGIDARDGKVAVSGWVETSEVKALDLALKFEDSGVAAIVYTDINRDGAMKGLNIDATADLAFALTTPVIASGGVSSLDDLRALKAESQTGIEGVISGKALYDGRIDPKMALRILSEERRRA, from the coding sequence GTGATCCTCTACCCCGCTATCGACCTTAAAGACGGTGAATGTGTCCGCCTGCTGCGCGGCGACATGGCCAATGTCACCGTCTACAACACCGACCCTGCCGCCCAGGCGAAAGAGTTTCAGGATGATGGCTTTGAATGGATCCATCTGGTTGACCTGAACGGTGCCATTGAGGGCAAGGCGGTTAATGCCGACTGTGTTCAGGCCGTGCTCTCCAGTGTCGATATCCCGGTTCAGCTGGGTGGCGGCATCCGTGACATGGCGGCGATTGAGCAGTGGATCACTGCCGGTGTCAGCCGGGTCATTCTGGGCACCGTCGCTCTGCGTGAGCCAGAGCTGGTGAAACAAGCCTGTAAGGAATTCCCGGGACAAGTTGCCGTTGGCATCGATGCCCGCGATGGCAAGGTCGCCGTTTCTGGTTGGGTCGAAACCTCTGAGGTTAAGGCCCTTGACCTTGCTCTCAAGTTTGAGGACAGCGGTGTCGCCGCCATCGTCTACACTGATATCAATCGGGATGGCGCGATGAAGGGTTTGAACATTGATGCGACGGCCGATCTGGCCTTTGCGCTAACCACCCCGGTTATCGCGTCGGGTGGGGTATCATCGTTGGATGATCTACGCGCACTTAAGGCTGAGTCACAGACCGGCATCGAAGGCGTGATCAGCGGCAAGGCACTCTATGATGGTCGTATCGATCCCAAGATGGCCCTGCGCATTTTGAGTGAGGAGCGTCGCCGGGCATGA
- the hisH gene encoding imidazole glycerol phosphate synthase subunit HisH has product MTVVVVDYGSGNLRSVAKAVEKAAGDVGHTARIDVTADPKAVAQADRIVLPGQGAFADCRAGLAAVPGLIDALREHVEQHERPLFGICVGMQLFADEGHEHGKHPGFSWVGGTVDPITEIAGAAVNGLKIPHMGWNALSLDQADHPVLAGVDAGDHVYFAHSYAFQAADHGHLLAHADYGVPLTAMVGRDHIVGTQFHPEKSQAAGLRLLANFLTWRP; this is encoded by the coding sequence ATGACCGTGGTGGTGGTGGATTACGGATCGGGCAATCTCCGCTCGGTCGCGAAGGCTGTTGAGAAGGCTGCCGGCGATGTTGGGCATACTGCGCGCATTGACGTCACCGCCGATCCAAAGGCTGTTGCCCAGGCGGACCGCATCGTTCTACCCGGCCAGGGCGCCTTTGCCGATTGCCGGGCTGGCCTCGCCGCCGTGCCGGGCCTGATCGATGCGCTTCGTGAGCATGTGGAACAGCATGAGCGGCCGCTATTCGGCATTTGTGTCGGCATGCAGCTCTTCGCCGATGAGGGGCATGAGCATGGCAAACACCCAGGCTTTAGCTGGGTTGGCGGTACGGTCGACCCAATCACTGAGATTGCAGGCGCCGCCGTTAACGGGCTGAAGATCCCGCATATGGGTTGGAACGCCCTATCGCTTGATCAAGCGGATCACCCGGTTCTGGCCGGGGTTGATGCCGGTGATCACGTCTATTTTGCCCATTCCTATGCCTTCCAGGCGGCTGATCATGGCCATTTGCTGGCCCATGCTGATTACGGCGTGCCCTTGACCGCCATGGTTGGGCGCGATCATATCGTCGGCACCCAATTCCACCCTGAGAAGAGCCAAGCCGCCGGCCTGCGCCTTCTCGCCAATTTCCTTACCTGGCGCCCCTAA
- the hisF gene encoding imidazole glycerol phosphate synthase subunit HisF, whose product MTATALTDQPNSALKARIIPCLDVKDGRVVKGVNFVDLIDAGDPVEQAKVYDAAGADELCFLDITASSDNRGIILDVVSRTADAVFMPITVGGGVRVVEDIRKLLLAGADKVSINTAAVHRPEFVAEAAEKFGNQCIVVAVDAKAVAPGPDGAPRWEVFTHGGRNPTGIDAVEWAAKMAELGAGEILLTSMDRDGTKQGFDVALTRAVADAVPVPVIASGGVGTLEHMVDGVRDGGASAVLAASIFHFGTYSIGEAKQHMADAGLPIRLR is encoded by the coding sequence ATGACCGCGACCGCGCTTACCGATCAACCAAACTCTGCCCTTAAGGCCCGGATCATCCCCTGCTTGGATGTGAAGGATGGCCGCGTGGTCAAGGGCGTTAACTTCGTTGATTTGATTGATGCTGGCGATCCCGTTGAACAGGCGAAGGTCTATGACGCCGCCGGTGCTGACGAGCTTTGTTTCCTCGACATCACCGCCTCATCGGACAATCGGGGCATTATCCTCGATGTGGTGTCACGCACGGCAGACGCCGTCTTCATGCCGATCACTGTTGGTGGTGGTGTGCGGGTCGTAGAGGATATCCGCAAGCTGCTGCTCGCTGGTGCGGATAAGGTCTCGATCAATACCGCCGCCGTGCATCGCCCCGAATTCGTCGCCGAGGCGGCCGAGAAGTTTGGCAATCAGTGCATTGTTGTGGCGGTGGATGCCAAGGCCGTGGCACCAGGCCCAGATGGCGCGCCGCGCTGGGAGGTCTTCACCCATGGTGGCCGTAACCCGACCGGTATTGATGCCGTGGAATGGGCCGCCAAGATGGCCGAGCTTGGCGCCGGTGAAATCCTGCTAACCTCCATGGATCGTGACGGCACTAAGCAGGGCTTTGATGTCGCCCTAACCCGCGCTGTTGCCGATGCGGTGCCGGTTCCCGTTATCGCGTCCGGCGGTGTTGGCACCTTGGAGCATATGGTGGATGGGGTACGTGACGGCGGCGCCAGCGCGGTGCTAGCCGCTTCGATCTTCCACTTTGGCACCTACTCGATTGGCGAGGCCAAGCAGCATATGGCCGATGCCGGCCTGCCCATTCGCCTGCGCTAG
- a CDS encoding phosphoribosyl-ATP diphosphatase, translated as MTNSAFLDDLFQVLEQRRQADPEASYTARLHAKGKAKIAQKVGEEAVETVIEAMRGDNEKLAEESADLLYHLLVLWQACDLAPSEVYDVLAARFKPDTTEAEGTS; from the coding sequence ATGACCAATTCCGCGTTTCTCGACGACCTTTTCCAAGTACTGGAACAACGCCGCCAGGCTGATCCAGAGGCCAGTTATACCGCCCGCCTGCATGCCAAGGGCAAGGCCAAGATCGCCCAGAAAGTGGGGGAGGAAGCGGTGGAAACCGTGATCGAGGCCATGCGCGGCGATAATGAGAAGCTGGCCGAGGAGAGTGCCGATCTGCTCTATCACCTGCTGGTTCTATGGCAGGCCTGCGATTTGGCGCCATCGGAAGTCTATGACGTGCTGGCGGCCCGCTTTAAGCCCGACACTACAGAAGCAGAGGGGACCAGCTGA
- a CDS encoding GNAT family N-acetyltransferase — MTVTTKSTITAEELEEFGAGDLPDICEAAEASILDGGGFGWLVPPERDVFERFWRGVLVVPERHLFVGRADGVIAGSAQLIRAPKNNEAQAMVGNVTGMFVAPWARSLGVARRLLDEIIRSARDDYNLKVLNLDVRETQAAAIRLYEGMGFVQWGRHPAYAHINGRPVAGRSYYIDLTNSADAGDKKQEGA, encoded by the coding sequence ATGACCGTCACCACCAAATCCACCATCACGGCCGAAGAGCTTGAAGAGTTCGGCGCCGGTGATTTACCCGATATCTGTGAGGCTGCCGAGGCCTCAATCCTCGATGGCGGCGGGTTTGGCTGGCTGGTCCCGCCAGAGCGGGATGTGTTTGAGCGGTTCTGGCGCGGTGTTCTGGTGGTGCCAGAGCGGCATTTATTTGTCGGCCGGGCCGATGGCGTTATCGCCGGGTCAGCCCAGCTAATCCGCGCGCCCAAGAACAATGAAGCCCAAGCCATGGTGGGCAATGTCACCGGCATGTTCGTGGCGCCCTGGGCCCGTAGCCTTGGCGTCGCGCGGCGTTTGCTGGATGAGATTATCCGCTCAGCGCGCGATGACTATAACCTCAAGGTTCTGAACCTCGATGTCCGTGAAACCCAGGCGGCGGCGATAAGGCTTTATGAGGGAATGGGCTTTGTCCAATGGGGCCGTCATCCCGCCTATGCCCATATCAATGGCCGTCCGGTTGCTGGCCGTTCCTACTATATCGATCTAACCAACAGCGCCGATGCCGGCGATAAGAAGCAAGAAGGCGCGTAA
- a CDS encoding response regulator produces MRSATIVLALVATFCGVAIQQLIQSNQQSTIDEAVLRLDATARVVTEHLDQSFRAVNVVINSAFADHNRLMSGEIEALHLHTDELGSDDFLTGFTHHVEPVLAASIASLPQFDTYIIAGKNGRVVSSSKEALIDINISDRSYFEAVRDDPNRAFLSEPVVARGTGAKVVPLSWAILDENREFAGAIAINFAPDFFSRTAEQLVDGYPSATIQLAYSSGLVFAASNMPSQGTEAPQSVDSADELIRVQRASSLLPLQIIATQPTAVVLGATRSWITLVWIGYAVVLLGITAILLTMGRALTLAHQAEELANYTERTKSQFLAMVSHEIRTPLTGLQGIADLLLQERLTKRQRDYVKSMASASRSMHAIIDDVLDVEKLERGQLELRPKPHDLGSLVAEVEDLYRNRAADNGIQLGRKVPDGVPIVMIDGLRLTQIIRNFVSNAVKFTKDGRITIDVKYTPPPEGMEAGTLRVAVTDTGVGIPIADQPRVFERFSQFHEIKDRGAEGTGLGLAICKLLAEAMGGEVGFRSTPGQGTTFWVRLPATAAESAEAKTSEASTTSQPSPRDLSPAEMVAIQTTPSERRRILVVDDVELNRQVVQDYLRRQGHSVTTAANGTRALDAMTALDFDAVLIDLNLPDMNGWELAEAIRNQGGRVAETPLLAFSAANTADIQERMAEFDFIAHIGKPIRWPLLMRHLAALPRRDLGSTAARPAPTPRAIQAPGDAEAKPSTSGQPVGLGVSKTASTMSSDELKAVWSKALSGLVLSANQRQELIDNLGEKAVARLTKNFLDAMAPFESAIESGDAAADNQIWRQACHDMKGMAGSMGADQLSRLSGILTRHGWPSSDEKEIVDYLEDLKGTVSATKMALQPSHEAHAVE; encoded by the coding sequence ATGCGCTCCGCCACAATTGTGTTGGCGTTGGTGGCGACGTTCTGCGGCGTGGCCATCCAGCAGCTGATCCAATCTAATCAACAATCGACAATTGATGAGGCGGTGTTACGCCTCGACGCCACCGCGCGTGTTGTGACTGAGCATTTGGATCAGAGTTTCCGCGCGGTCAATGTGGTGATCAACTCCGCCTTTGCTGACCACAACCGCCTGATGTCTGGTGAGATTGAGGCGCTGCATCTGCATACCGATGAGCTGGGCTCCGACGATTTCCTAACCGGCTTTACTCACCATGTTGAGCCTGTGCTTGCGGCATCTATCGCATCGCTACCGCAATTCGACACCTACATCATTGCTGGCAAGAACGGCCGGGTTGTTAGCAGCAGCAAAGAGGCGCTGATTGATATCAATATCAGTGACCGGTCCTATTTTGAGGCCGTGCGGGATGACCCCAACCGCGCTTTTCTGTCGGAACCTGTGGTGGCGCGTGGCACTGGTGCCAAGGTGGTGCCGCTATCCTGGGCGATCCTAGATGAAAACCGGGAGTTTGCTGGCGCCATTGCGATCAACTTCGCGCCCGATTTCTTCTCCCGAACGGCAGAGCAGTTGGTCGATGGCTACCCCAGCGCCACCATCCAACTGGCCTATAGTAGCGGCCTGGTCTTCGCGGCCAGCAACATGCCAAGCCAGGGCACAGAGGCACCGCAAAGCGTTGATAGCGCCGATGAACTGATCCGGGTCCAGCGGGCCAGTAGTCTTCTGCCCCTACAGATTATCGCAACCCAACCAACAGCGGTTGTGCTTGGCGCCACACGCAGTTGGATAACCTTGGTCTGGATTGGTTATGCCGTCGTTCTGCTTGGCATCACGGCGATCCTTTTGACCATGGGACGCGCCTTAACCCTCGCCCACCAGGCGGAGGAGTTGGCGAATTATACTGAGCGTACCAAGTCACAATTCCTGGCCATGGTTAGCCATGAGATCCGTACCCCGCTTACCGGCCTGCAAGGGATCGCGGACCTGTTGCTTCAGGAACGGCTAACCAAACGCCAGCGCGATTATGTGAAATCCATGGCCAGCGCCAGCCGGTCGATGCATGCGATCATCGATGATGTCCTGGATGTTGAGAAGCTGGAGCGCGGTCAGCTTGAGCTTCGACCCAAGCCGCATGATCTGGGCAGTTTGGTGGCTGAGGTTGAGGATCTATACCGTAACCGGGCCGCCGATAATGGCATCCAGCTGGGCCGTAAGGTGCCGGACGGCGTTCCAATTGTGATGATTGATGGCCTGCGCCTGACCCAGATCATTCGTAACTTTGTCAGCAACGCGGTGAAGTTCACCAAAGACGGCAGAATCACCATTGATGTGAAATACACCCCGCCACCGGAGGGGATGGAGGCGGGCACACTTAGGGTTGCAGTTACCGATACCGGTGTCGGCATCCCAATTGCCGATCAACCCCGGGTTTTTGAGCGGTTTAGCCAGTTCCACGAGATCAAAGATCGCGGCGCCGAGGGCACCGGCCTTGGACTTGCCATCTGTAAACTACTGGCCGAAGCCATGGGTGGTGAGGTCGGGTTCCGCAGTACCCCCGGGCAAGGCACCACCTTCTGGGTGCGTCTGCCAGCCACTGCGGCTGAGAGTGCAGAGGCGAAAACCAGTGAGGCCAGTACCACCAGCCAGCCATCGCCCCGTGACCTGTCACCGGCAGAAATGGTGGCAATCCAAACCACCCCATCAGAGCGACGGCGTATTTTGGTGGTCGATGATGTCGAGCTGAACCGCCAGGTGGTGCAGGATTATCTGCGTCGTCAGGGCCATTCGGTGACCACCGCCGCGAACGGGACGCGGGCCCTGGACGCCATGACCGCCCTCGATTTCGACGCAGTTCTGATCGATCTAAACCTGCCAGATATGAATGGGTGGGAGCTAGCAGAGGCGATCCGAAACCAGGGGGGCCGGGTGGCCGAAACCCCACTGTTAGCCTTCAGCGCGGCAAACACCGCCGACATTCAAGAGCGGATGGCTGAGTTCGACTTCATTGCCCATATCGGCAAACCAATTCGATGGCCCTTATTAATGCGCCATCTGGCGGCACTGCCGCGTCGCGACCTTGGCTCAACGGCTGCCCGACCAGCACCAACGCCGCGGGCCATACAAGCCCCAGGCGATGCAGAGGCAAAGCCAAGCACCAGCGGTCAGCCAGTTGGTCTAGGGGTGTCGAAAACTGCCAGCACCATGTCCAGTGATGAGCTCAAAGCCGTCTGGTCGAAGGCGTTAAGCGGTCTGGTCCTGTCTGCCAACCAACGGCAAGAGCTGATCGACAACCTCGGTGAGAAGGCTGTAGCCCGCCTGACCAAGAACTTTCTCGACGCCATGGCGCCGTTTGAGAGTGCGATTGAGAGTGGGGATGCGGCCGCCGACAATCAAATCTGGCGCCAGGCCTGCCATGACATGAAGGGCATGGCCGGGTCCATGGGGGCGGATCAGCTAAGCCGACTCAGCGGAATTTTGACCCGTCATGGCTGGCCAAGCAGCGATGAAAAAGAAATTGTGGATTATCTGGAGGACCTGAAAGGCACGGTTTCCGCCACAAAAATGGCGCTGCAACCCTCCCATGAGGCTCATGCAGTCGAATAG